One genomic segment of Dehalogenimonas alkenigignens includes these proteins:
- a CDS encoding zf-TFIIB domain-containing protein — protein MNCPKDHSPMIVVEHDRIALDYCPECRGVWFDRGELELLMELACGGEADACTADLLTRPEATTAEARRRCPICNHNMRKEHIGQQPAVLIDSCGRGDGLWFDGGELHQVLSQFQAGVEGNQDARLLDFLKETLKADINE, from the coding sequence ATGAATTGCCCCAAGGACCACAGCCCGATGATCGTGGTTGAGCACGACCGGATAGCGCTGGACTATTGCCCGGAATGTCGCGGCGTGTGGTTTGACCGGGGTGAACTCGAGCTGCTGATGGAGCTGGCTTGCGGCGGTGAAGCGGATGCCTGTACTGCCGATCTTTTAACCCGACCGGAAGCGACAACCGCCGAAGCCCGGCGCCGCTGCCCCATCTGCAACCACAATATGCGTAAAGAACACATCGGACAGCAGCCGGCGGTGTTGATAGACTCCTGCGGCCGGGGCGACGGTCTTTGGTTCGACGGCGGGGAACTGCACCAGGTGCTGTCGCAGTTCCAGGCCGGCGTCGAAGGCAATCAGGACGCCAGGTTACTGGATTTTCTCAAAGAGACTCTCAAGGCTGATATCAACGAATAA
- a CDS encoding HVO_2922 family protein, which produces MAAKFELFQDKAGEYRWRLRHQNGNIIADSAEGYTSKSSAINGIESVKNNVGMASTKDSETGQVISRQASPPASAAVSQSAPAATASSAPAWKANNAVSSGDGMSGAAIAALIAVAWFVLGIGVILLAA; this is translated from the coding sequence ATGGCGGCAAAATTCGAATTATTCCAGGATAAAGCCGGCGAGTACCGCTGGCGGCTCCGTCACCAGAACGGGAATATCATCGCCGATTCGGCTGAAGGTTATACTTCCAAATCCAGCGCGATAAACGGCATCGAGTCCGTTAAGAATAACGTCGGCATGGCTTCAACAAAGGACAGCGAAACCGGACAGGTTATCTCCCGCCAGGCCTCCCCACCGGCTTCAGCGGCAGTATCCCAGTCGGCGCCTGCGGCAACTGCAAGTTCTGCTCCCGCCTGGAAAGCGAATAACGCTGTTTCATCCGGTGACGGCATGAGCGGCGCTGCCATCGCAGCATTGATCGCGGTAGCCTGGTTTGTGCTTGGGATCGGTGTAATCCTGCTGGCAGCGTAG
- a CDS encoding AbrB/MazE/SpoVT family DNA-binding domain-containing protein has protein sequence MTDKKFDEVWVPKFYGATTIGERGQMVIPVEARKDFQLTPSAKLLVFGSPGGLMVVKAEHITGFLARASEMLRALELAAEEPLQ, from the coding sequence ATGACTGACAAAAAGTTCGACGAAGTCTGGGTTCCCAAGTTCTATGGCGCGACCACGATCGGCGAACGCGGCCAGATGGTCATACCGGTAGAGGCGCGTAAAGATTTCCAGTTAACCCCATCAGCCAAGCTGCTGGTGTTCGGCAGCCCGGGCGGACTGATGGTTGTCAAAGCGGAGCATATCACCGGGTTTCTGGCACGGGCTTCGGAGATGCTTCGGGCTCTTGAGCTGGCGGCGGAAGAGCCGCTTCAATAG
- a CDS encoding LemA family protein, with protein MVGLLIALGIIVVLFLIFIGIYNALVGLRNQVKNAWAQIDVQLKRRYDLIPNLVETVKGYAKHEREVFENVTKARNLAQQVSSSAPHIRAQAEGELSAVLGRLLAVAEAYPDLKANQNFLALQEELASTENKISFSRQFYNDSVLTYNNKIQMFPSNIIAGMFGFTMSEFFELKVEAERVAPKVSFS; from the coding sequence ATGGTAGGACTGCTCATCGCCTTAGGTATCATCGTCGTCCTGTTTCTTATTTTTATCGGCATCTACAATGCCCTGGTGGGTCTCCGCAACCAGGTTAAAAACGCCTGGGCGCAGATTGACGTACAACTCAAACGGCGGTATGACCTCATCCCCAACCTGGTTGAGACGGTCAAGGGGTACGCCAAACACGAACGCGAGGTTTTTGAGAACGTCACCAAAGCCCGCAACCTGGCCCAGCAAGTATCGTCGTCAGCGCCCCACATCCGGGCTCAGGCGGAGGGTGAGTTGTCCGCTGTCCTGGGGCGCCTGCTGGCGGTGGCTGAAGCTTATCCTGACCTTAAGGCCAATCAGAATTTCCTGGCCTTGCAGGAAGAACTGGCTTCAACCGAAAACAAGATCTCGTTCTCCCGCCAGTTTTACAATGATTCGGTTTTAACCTACAACAACAAGATCCAGATGTTCCCTTCCAACATCATCGCCGGCATGTTCGGCTTCACCATGAGTGAATTCTTCGAACTGAAAGTAGAAGCCGAGCGCGTCGCCCCCAAGGTCAGCTTCAGCTAA
- a CDS encoding efflux RND transporter permease subunit — protein sequence MNGFFRKLGLFIEVKRGLVIAASVLLLLAALVGASRLSFATGIETMISTDSQVYRDYQEFNKNFGAETVIILARAEGLANLVDLDNLTAVDSIEQQLSKEAGVLSVVGPGFALRQAMAQIAGAPVLPPDQATLEVIMLDSRALRSEMKHFFPTDNFGIVIITMEGGTSLDQVSAVVDAARAAIGRVSFNGIEASVTGASVIFAKMEELMTQSMSTMIGISMLLMLIILAAVFAVRGFFAWRWLPLGAVIIGSIYAFGMMGWLSVPITMVTMAILPILIGLGVDYAVQFHNRYDEEARRGETVAEAIIDSVTHIGPAILIAIIAACLGFAALFLSPVPMIRQFGMILIIGVIACYLVSLFILLPVLYSHDRRKKAASKTASPKDGSEVGIVERALAKLAPRIIRNPVLIISVAAVFTVIGIGLDSRIETETDENKYISQDLPLMKDFNDLAALSGGSTAFNIMIRADDVTELEVLEWMQTLEGRLLSQSVVPVLRVDSIAGVVAQAAGGGLPSAQAAVNQILEFVPELAKANLLTGAKTLANVTVMTAPGLSTEDLRGLRETVDTYLSSPPAGVTAVVTGQGVIGIELMDSLTTGRVEMTLLGIGLVFLGLFVLFRFNAAKALIATLPIAMIIGWSSVVMYFGGIKYTALTATLGSLIIGIGVEFTILMMMRYQEERQKGAAPGAAMTTAMTKIGRAVITSGLTVVGGFGALLFARDFPILTDFGAVTMINVGFALVSSLVVLPTIIVAIDLRKERKLAKAAAG from the coding sequence ATGAACGGTTTTTTCAGGAAATTAGGATTGTTCATCGAAGTCAAGCGCGGCCTGGTTATCGCCGCCAGTGTTCTGCTGCTTTTAGCGGCGTTGGTAGGCGCCTCGCGATTAAGCTTCGCCACTGGTATCGAAACCATGATCTCGACAGATTCCCAAGTTTATCGAGACTACCAGGAGTTCAACAAAAACTTCGGCGCTGAGACCGTCATCATTCTCGCCCGGGCAGAAGGGCTGGCAAACCTGGTTGACCTTGATAATCTCACCGCTGTTGATTCGATCGAGCAGCAGTTGAGCAAAGAAGCCGGCGTGTTGTCGGTCGTCGGTCCCGGATTCGCTTTGCGGCAGGCGATGGCACAGATTGCCGGCGCGCCGGTATTGCCGCCCGACCAGGCAACGCTCGAAGTGATAATGCTCGACAGCAGGGCACTTCGGTCGGAAATGAAGCATTTCTTTCCCACCGACAATTTCGGCATCGTCATCATCACCATGGAGGGCGGAACGAGCCTGGATCAAGTCAGCGCGGTGGTCGACGCCGCCAGGGCGGCTATCGGGAGGGTATCATTCAACGGCATTGAAGCCTCGGTCACCGGCGCCTCGGTTATCTTCGCCAAGATGGAAGAACTCATGACCCAGAGCATGAGCACCATGATAGGCATTTCCATGCTATTGATGCTGATAATCCTGGCTGCAGTATTTGCTGTCCGCGGCTTTTTCGCCTGGCGCTGGCTGCCGCTGGGGGCGGTGATCATCGGCAGCATTTACGCTTTCGGCATGATGGGCTGGCTGTCTGTACCGATCACTATGGTCACGATGGCCATCCTGCCAATCCTGATCGGACTGGGGGTGGATTATGCCGTCCAGTTTCATAACCGTTATGACGAGGAAGCCCGCCGCGGTGAAACGGTAGCTGAGGCGATCATCGATTCGGTAACCCACATCGGCCCGGCTATCCTCATCGCCATCATCGCCGCTTGCCTGGGATTTGCCGCTCTGTTCCTATCTCCCGTGCCCATGATTCGTCAATTCGGCATGATCCTGATTATCGGCGTTATCGCCTGTTATTTAGTCTCGCTGTTCATCCTGCTGCCAGTCTTATACTCACACGATCGGCGTAAGAAAGCGGCATCGAAAACGGCATCGCCGAAAGACGGAAGCGAGGTTGGGATTGTCGAACGCGCCCTGGCGAAACTGGCGCCACGGATAATCCGCAATCCCGTACTCATCATCTCCGTCGCCGCGGTATTCACCGTCATCGGAATCGGGCTGGACAGCCGTATCGAAACAGAGACGGATGAAAACAAGTATATCTCCCAGGACCTGCCGCTGATGAAGGATTTTAACGACCTGGCGGCATTGTCCGGCGGTTCAACCGCGTTCAATATAATGATCCGGGCTGATGATGTTACCGAGTTGGAGGTGCTGGAATGGATGCAGACGCTGGAAGGACGGCTGCTCAGCCAGTCGGTGGTGCCGGTGCTTCGTGTGGACAGCATCGCCGGCGTGGTAGCCCAGGCCGCCGGAGGGGGGTTGCCATCGGCTCAGGCAGCGGTTAACCAGATTCTGGAGTTTGTACCTGAACTGGCTAAAGCCAATCTGCTGACCGGCGCTAAGACTCTGGCTAACGTCACCGTCATGACCGCCCCCGGCCTTTCGACGGAGGACCTTCGCGGGCTGCGGGAAACGGTGGATACTTATCTCAGCTCGCCGCCCGCGGGCGTTACCGCAGTGGTCACCGGCCAGGGAGTGATAGGTATCGAACTTATGGATTCGCTGACTACCGGCCGAGTGGAGATGACATTGCTGGGCATCGGACTGGTGTTCCTTGGCCTGTTTGTGCTGTTCAGGTTCAACGCGGCGAAGGCTTTAATTGCCACTTTACCCATCGCCATGATCATCGGCTGGTCGAGCGTGGTGATGTATTTTGGCGGCATCAAATACACAGCTTTGACCGCCACTTTGGGTTCACTTATCATCGGTATCGGCGTTGAATTCACTATTCTGATGATGATGCGTTACCAGGAGGAGCGGCAAAAAGGCGCTGCTCCGGGGGCGGCCATGACTACCGCGATGACTAAAATCGGCCGGGCGGTCATCACCTCAGGCCTAACCGTAGTCGGCGGTTTCGGCGCGCTGCTTTTTGCCCGCGATTTTCCCATCCTGACCGACTTCGGCGCGGTAACGATGATCAACGTCGGCTTCGCCCTGGTCTCCAGCCTGGTGGTACTGCCGACGATCATTGTGGCCATTGATTTGAGGAAGGAAAGAAAGCTGGCGAAGGCTGCCGCCGGCTAA
- a CDS encoding CvpA family protein gives MNWLDIALLVFFAFQVFSGLSQGLIKTLGGLLGLIVGIFLAGRFYESLGGSVFSFISNEDIANAAAFAAVLIVTWIVFSIVAGLLTKLVSVVLLGWVNRLAGAIFGLFMGTLIAGAALAVWAQFFGGESLADSTIATFLLDKFPLVLSLLPSQFDSIKEFFQ, from the coding sequence ATGAACTGGCTTGATATCGCTCTCTTGGTCTTCTTTGCTTTCCAGGTTTTTTCGGGTCTTTCCCAGGGTCTGATCAAGACGCTCGGCGGTTTACTCGGGCTTATTGTCGGGATTTTCCTGGCCGGCCGCTTCTATGAGAGTCTGGGCGGCAGCGTCTTCAGCTTTATCAGCAACGAGGATATCGCCAACGCCGCCGCCTTCGCAGCGGTGTTGATCGTTACCTGGATTGTCTTCAGCATCGTCGCCGGCCTGCTGACCAAGCTGGTGTCGGTAGTGCTGCTGGGTTGGGTCAACCGGCTGGCCGGGGCGATCTTCGGACTGTTCATGGGCACGCTTATCGCCGGAGCGGCGCTGGCCGTCTGGGCTCAGTTCTTCGGCGGCGAGTCGCTGGCGGACTCAACCATCGCGACTTTCCTGCTGGACAAATTCCCGCTGGTGCTGTCGCTGCTGCCATCGCAGTTCGATTCCATCAAAGAATTCTTCCAGTAG
- a CDS encoding HVO_2922 family protein, translated as MAATFELFKDKGGEYRWRLRHQNGNIIADSAEGYQSRDSAVNGINSVISNAPSAPVVDQTAETKT; from the coding sequence ATGGCGGCGACATTCGAACTTTTTAAAGATAAAGGCGGGGAATACCGCTGGCGGCTGCGCCACCAGAACGGTAATATAATCGCCGATTCTGCGGAAGGATATCAGTCCAGAGACAGCGCGGTCAACGGTATCAATTCTGTTATCAGCAATGCGCCTTCGGCGCCAGTCGTTGATCAAACAGCAGAAACCAAAACCTGA
- a CDS encoding M48 family metalloprotease, whose amino-acid sequence MWEQISANRTRSAVLVIMMGAVLIILGYAVGIYFLDEPWGGVAVAAAVWIIMTLVAYFQGDSILLATAGAKKIEKKDHPRLFNIVEEMTIACGLPRMPDVYIIDDPALNAFAVGRDPSKSAVAITSGLLQKLNRDELQGVMAHEMAHVKNRDVLLMSMAAVLLGTIVIISYYASRMLFYSGGRGSRRSSDSGGGGAIIALIGLVFMILAPIFAQLIYFAISRRREYLADASAALFTRYPEGLASALEKLGASTNQIRGANQATAPMYTVNPFREEGRKAADLTSTHPPISERVKILRRMGHSASYQAYERAAEETSKKHVIPASALTGADSVPVRAPSAEGAVGEPDKFARTRETQNMLFGMANYRQLNCANCGTTLRLPPNFTAPAVRCPHCGTVNKTA is encoded by the coding sequence ATGTGGGAACAGATCAGCGCCAACCGCACCCGTTCGGCCGTCCTGGTCATCATGATGGGCGCCGTGCTCATCATACTGGGCTACGCTGTCGGCATTTACTTTCTGGATGAGCCCTGGGGCGGCGTTGCCGTGGCCGCCGCGGTTTGGATCATCATGACCCTGGTGGCTTATTTTCAGGGCGACAGCATCCTCCTGGCGACCGCCGGGGCCAAGAAGATCGAGAAGAAGGATCACCCTCGCCTGTTCAACATCGTCGAGGAGATGACCATCGCCTGCGGCCTGCCCCGGATGCCGGATGTCTATATCATTGACGATCCGGCGCTCAATGCCTTCGCCGTCGGCCGCGACCCCAGCAAGTCAGCGGTTGCCATCACCTCAGGCCTGCTGCAGAAGTTGAACCGCGACGAACTTCAAGGGGTCATGGCTCACGAGATGGCGCACGTCAAGAACCGCGACGTGCTGCTCATGTCAATGGCCGCCGTTCTGCTTGGCACTATCGTCATTATTTCCTATTACGCCTCGCGAATGCTCTTCTACTCCGGCGGCCGCGGCTCGCGGCGCTCTTCGGATTCAGGAGGCGGCGGCGCTATTATCGCATTGATCGGACTGGTTTTCATGATCCTGGCGCCGATCTTTGCCCAGCTCATCTATTTCGCCATCTCCCGGCGGCGGGAATATCTGGCCGATGCCTCGGCCGCCCTGTTCACCCGGTATCCGGAGGGTCTGGCTTCGGCGCTGGAGAAGCTGGGCGCTTCCACCAATCAGATCAGGGGCGCCAATCAGGCCACAGCGCCGATGTACACCGTCAATCCATTCCGAGAAGAAGGAAGAAAGGCCGCCGACCTTACCAGCACCCACCCGCCGATCTCGGAACGAGTGAAAATCCTGAGGCGGATGGGCCACTCCGCCTCATACCAGGCTTACGAACGAGCCGCCGAAGAGACCTCTAAAAAACATGTCATTCCTGCCTCGGCGCTCACCGGAGCCGATTCGGTTCCAGTTCGGGCGCCTTCCGCGGAAGGCGCCGTCGGCGAACCGGACAAGTTCGCCCGGACGCGCGAGACGCAGAATATGCTCTTCGGCATGGCCAATTACCGCCAGCTGAACTGCGCCAACTGCGGTACCACGCTCCGGCTGCCGCCCAACTTCACCGCCCCGGCGGTCCGCTGCCCGCATTGCGGGACGGTGAACAAAACCGCCTGA
- a CDS encoding MDR family MFS transporter: protein MLNSPQKGLFSHPIFRRFPPGVWMVTFIGLLNSAGFSVSLPFLSLYLYQQRDVSMTMVGLIILGSGLIAAAAQMLSGMLSDRIGRRPVILGSTALAAVLFIVMALLISSTAPVWAIVSAYVLVRCGLMSARPATSALIVDLMPKARLAEGYGILRMGQNLGFGFGPAIGGYFWAVTSYGWLFAAAAVISLLCLFLVYRFLKESFGGSNGEKVNLQAVLATARDQTFLGFTVISVIAFMGLGQFISTLSVYTVDRVGFSTVQYGSLLTLNAVTVVLLQYPAARWIGRFKRAEALFLGMAVYSVGYLSMGFVGPYGLALGAMGVITIGEILFSPVSMTVVGELSPKNQRGRYQGFYGLAETLGISLGPTLGGALLDASAPDGRLAVWLPIASVILAAGLAFYVWGKRRYRPLPEASAIEAA, encoded by the coding sequence ATGCTCAACAGCCCGCAAAAGGGGTTATTCAGCCACCCTATTTTCCGGCGTTTCCCGCCGGGTGTCTGGATGGTCACTTTTATCGGACTCCTCAATTCGGCGGGTTTTTCGGTGTCGCTGCCGTTCTTGTCGCTTTATCTCTACCAGCAGCGGGATGTGTCGATGACCATGGTCGGGCTGATCATTCTGGGCAGCGGATTGATCGCCGCGGCCGCCCAGATGCTTTCCGGGATGCTGTCCGACAGGATCGGCCGGCGGCCGGTAATCCTGGGCAGCACGGCGCTGGCGGCGGTTCTGTTCATCGTCATGGCACTGTTGATAAGCTCGACCGCCCCGGTATGGGCAATCGTCAGCGCCTACGTCCTGGTACGCTGCGGTTTGATGTCCGCCCGCCCGGCGACTTCGGCGCTGATCGTTGACCTGATGCCTAAAGCCAGATTGGCCGAAGGCTACGGCATCCTCAGGATGGGGCAAAACCTGGGGTTCGGCTTCGGACCGGCTATCGGAGGTTACTTCTGGGCGGTCACCTCCTACGGCTGGCTTTTCGCCGCGGCGGCGGTCATCAGCCTGCTCTGCCTGTTTTTGGTCTACCGTTTCCTTAAGGAGAGTTTCGGCGGCTCCAACGGCGAGAAGGTCAACCTCCAGGCTGTCCTGGCCACCGCCCGCGACCAGACCTTCCTGGGATTCACCGTTATCTCCGTCATCGCCTTCATGGGCCTCGGGCAGTTCATCAGCACCCTGTCGGTTTACACCGTTGACCGGGTGGGTTTTTCCACGGTGCAATACGGGTCGCTGCTCACCCTGAACGCGGTGACGGTGGTATTGCTGCAGTATCCGGCGGCGCGCTGGATCGGCCGGTTCAAACGGGCCGAAGCACTGTTCCTCGGCATGGCGGTTTACTCGGTCGGCTACCTGTCGATGGGCTTCGTCGGTCCCTACGGGCTGGCGCTGGGGGCGATGGGTGTCATCACCATCGGTGAGATCTTATTTTCGCCCGTCTCAATGACCGTCGTCGGCGAATTGTCCCCCAAAAACCAGCGCGGCCGCTACCAGGGTTTTTACGGCCTGGCGGAGACCCTGGGCATTTCCCTCGGACCGACCCTGGGCGGGGCGCTCCTGGACGCTTCGGCGCCGGACGGGCGCCTCGCCGTCTGGCTGCCGATAGCCTCGGTAATCCTGGCGGCGGGACTGGCCTTCTACGTCTGGGGGAAACGGCGCTACCGGCCGTTGCCGGAAGCCAGCGCCATCGAAGCGGCTTAA
- a CDS encoding acyl-CoA dehydrogenase family protein, which yields MEYFLNELQTTVRDLARGIAEEKVLPVRAELDEKEEFPWAIVREIAASGLYGIAIPEEYGGIGGGSFELVLAAEQLARVCGGVAVTYAANFLGSDILIDNGSPEQKARFLPDIASGEKLCAFAITEETAGSDAGAVKTTATKTVDGYVINGSKRFITNGGDAAIYTIIARTEPGKSARGLSAFIVEKGTPGFSFGRKEKKMGIRTSSTRELLFDDCLIPRENLIGKEGMGFFYAMKLFEKSRPGIGAQALGIAQGAFEAAYAHAKERVQFGEAVLSFQAIQHMLANMAMDIEAARALIYASARTIDSGLQKSGNMESSMSKVFASDMAMRVTTDAVQIMGGVGYMRDYPAEKFMRDAKITQMYEGTNQILRNIIANELKKRY from the coding sequence GTGGAGTACTTCCTGAATGAGCTTCAAACAACGGTCCGCGATCTTGCCCGCGGCATTGCCGAAGAGAAGGTTCTGCCAGTACGTGCCGAACTCGATGAAAAAGAGGAGTTCCCCTGGGCTATCGTCAGGGAGATCGCCGCCTCCGGCCTGTACGGAATCGCCATCCCGGAGGAATACGGCGGCATCGGCGGCGGCTCCTTCGAGCTGGTGCTGGCCGCCGAACAGCTTGCCCGTGTCTGCGGCGGCGTTGCGGTAACTTACGCCGCCAATTTCCTGGGTTCGGATATTCTGATTGACAACGGCTCGCCGGAGCAGAAAGCCCGCTTTCTGCCGGACATCGCCAGCGGCGAGAAGCTGTGTGCCTTCGCCATCACCGAGGAGACCGCCGGTTCGGACGCCGGTGCGGTGAAGACGACAGCGACAAAAACCGTCGACGGCTATGTCATTAACGGCAGCAAGCGTTTCATCACCAACGGCGGCGACGCCGCCATCTATACCATCATCGCCCGCACCGAACCGGGCAAGAGCGCCCGCGGTCTGTCAGCCTTCATCGTGGAAAAAGGTACGCCCGGCTTTTCCTTCGGCCGCAAGGAGAAAAAGATGGGCATACGCACATCTTCGACCCGGGAACTCCTATTCGACGACTGCCTCATTCCCCGGGAGAATCTCATCGGCAAAGAAGGCATGGGCTTTTTCTATGCCATGAAGTTGTTCGAAAAATCCCGCCCTGGCATCGGCGCCCAGGCGCTCGGCATTGCCCAGGGAGCCTTTGAAGCGGCTTACGCCCATGCCAAGGAGCGCGTTCAATTCGGGGAGGCGGTCCTGTCCTTCCAGGCCATTCAGCACATGCTGGCCAATATGGCCATGGACATCGAGGCAGCTAGGGCGCTCATCTACGCCTCCGCCCGCACCATTGACTCCGGTCTGCAGAAAAGCGGCAACATGGAGTCCTCGATGAGCAAGGTTTTCGCCTCGGATATGGCGATGCGCGTCACCACCGACGCGGTGCAGATTATGGGCGGCGTCGGCTACATGCGGGATTATCCGGCTGAAAAATTCATGCGCGATGCCAAAATCACCCAGATGTACGAAGGCACCAACCAGATCCTGCGCAACATCATTGCGAACGAATTGAAGAAACGGTATTAA
- a CDS encoding reductive dehalogenase — protein MTIGRDRLAGEQTTSVQNYNQQIRKRVSMSLFHSTVSRRDFMKGLGLVGGIGGAAAVTPAFHDLDEVISAAESTRKRAWFVKEVDEPTVEIDWALVKRHHGGHSTQSAAVVARYPGLEAYNAMTKSGKSDADRMKDNEPGYRLRDAALGAANGGVFSGISLAGSPGAVGGVIPTCEADKFGRKKVQTPEQRGVPKWTGTPEEATKMLRAVMVFFGAANLGVGELDDHHKNFVGLTGDNIGTQYYPNIDKAPTTVTKPVVFADQPTFTWDQAKNITYVPNIPLWAVTYLIPQHQELNLRRPTVLGRTTQTRYRLRRETTTCTQDFITGIGYQSMADVPYRVLPSGPGIVLGGLGENARHSIMTLSPEVGAFGGYFDMLTDLELAPTKPIDAGMWRFCHSCGLCADLCPSGSITKKGEAEPSYEVRPSHITPKDPPLPGMRESGEWHKLGRKTYWTDMPGSQIYQRSVDTCNVCWGNCVFNGANGAMIHQVVKGTASITPLFNAFFAAMHEPMGYGMKHGEDVEEWWNMSLPSNGFSSTMMARHMGY, from the coding sequence ATGACAATCGGGAGAGACCGGTTGGCGGGGGAACAGACCACCAGCGTCCAGAATTATAACCAGCAGATAAGAAAGAGAGTAAGTATGTCATTATTTCACAGCACTGTCTCCCGCCGCGATTTCATGAAGGGCTTGGGTCTGGTCGGCGGCATCGGCGGCGCAGCCGCCGTCACGCCGGCGTTCCATGACCTGGATGAGGTTATCTCCGCCGCCGAATCCACCCGCAAGCGTGCCTGGTTCGTCAAGGAAGTCGACGAACCAACCGTAGAAATTGACTGGGCGCTGGTCAAACGCCATCACGGCGGACACAGCACGCAATCAGCCGCGGTCGTAGCCCGCTACCCCGGCCTCGAGGCGTACAATGCCATGACCAAATCAGGAAAATCCGACGCTGACCGCATGAAGGACAACGAACCGGGCTACAGACTGCGCGACGCGGCGCTCGGCGCGGCCAACGGCGGCGTCTTTTCCGGGATCTCCCTGGCCGGCAGCCCCGGCGCCGTCGGCGGCGTCATCCCGACCTGCGAAGCCGATAAATTCGGCCGCAAGAAGGTCCAGACCCCCGAACAGCGCGGCGTTCCCAAGTGGACCGGTACCCCTGAGGAAGCCACCAAAATGCTGCGCGCCGTCATGGTCTTCTTCGGCGCTGCCAACCTCGGCGTCGGTGAACTCGATGACCATCACAAGAACTTTGTCGGTTTGACCGGCGACAACATCGGCACTCAATACTACCCCAATATCGACAAGGCGCCGACAACTGTCACCAAGCCGGTGGTCTTCGCTGACCAGCCGACCTTCACCTGGGATCAGGCGAAAAACATCACTTACGTTCCGAATATTCCCCTCTGGGCCGTCACTTACCTGATTCCTCAGCACCAGGAACTTAACCTGCGGCGGCCGACGGTGCTTGGCAGGACGACTCAAACGCGCTATCGCTTGCGCCGCGAGACCACCACCTGCACCCAGGACTTCATCACCGGCATCGGCTACCAGAGCATGGCCGATGTGCCTTACCGCGTCCTGCCTTCCGGCCCCGGTATCGTGCTGGGCGGCTTGGGCGAGAACGCCCGCCATTCCATCATGACCCTCAGCCCGGAAGTCGGCGCTTTCGGCGGCTACTTTGATATGCTGACCGACCTGGAACTCGCGCCGACCAAACCCATCGACGCCGGCATGTGGCGTTTCTGCCACAGCTGCGGCCTGTGCGCCGACCTTTGCCCCTCCGGCTCGATCACCAAGAAGGGCGAGGCTGAACCCTCCTATGAAGTCCGGCCGAGCCATATCACTCCCAAAGACCCGCCGCTACCCGGCATGCGCGAATCGGGCGAGTGGCACAAACTCGGCCGCAAGACCTATTGGACCGACATGCCAGGCAGCCAGATCTATCAAAGATCGGTTGATACCTGCAACGTCTGCTGGGGCAACTGCGTTTTCAACGGCGCCAACGGCGCCATGATTCACCAGGTGGTCAAAGGTACGGCTTCCATCACGCCGCTGTTCAACGCTTTCTTTGCCGCCATGCATGAACCGATGGGTTACGGCATGAAGCACGGCGAGGATGTTGAAGAGTGGTGGAACATGTCCCTGCCGTCAAACGGCTTCTCTTCAACCATGATGGCCCGCCACATGGGATACTAG